In Phaeodactylum tricornutum CCAP 1055/1 chromosome 32, whole genome shotgun sequence, a single window of DNA contains:
- a CDS encoding predicted protein yields the protein MSLTSDLAATSNNKGIAARSVKTLHVAPMIRVSTPEFRAFVRILTKKATLWTEMVVDETLWYHRNDPGALQTYLGSLKRTDSNDHEISAQQRNPIVCQLGGITPKHTAKATQIITAFGYDEINLNMDCPSARVSPQPRRRRQFGAILMKETDRAVELVKTIWENTHLPVSVKCRVGVDNEDSWEFLEAIVRSLRPYCQRFYIHARKCLLQGLSPAQNRIVPPLNYPCVYRLCESFPDCEFYLN from the exons ATGTCGTTGACGAGTGATTTGGCAGCTACTAGTAACAACAAAGGCATTGCCGCTCGTAGTGTCAAGACACTACACGTGGCTCCCATGATCCGAGTCTCCACACCCGAATTTCGCGCTTTCGTCCGAATTCTGACCAAGAAGGCAACTTTGTGGACGGAAATGGTCGTCGACGAAACGCTGTGGTACCATAGAAACGATCCCGGAGCCTTGCAGACTTACTTGGGAAGCTTGAAACGAACCGATTCCAATGATCATGAGATAAGCGCTCAGCAGCGCAATCCCATTGTCTGTCAACTGGGCGGAATCACACCAAAGCACACAGCCAAAGCGACCCAAATTATCACTGCCTTTGGCTACGACGAAATTAATCTCAACATGGATTGTCCCAGTGCCCGTGTA TCTCCGCAAccgcgtcgacgacggcaaTTTGGTGCGATCCTAATGAAAGAAACGGATCGGGCGGTGGAGCTCGTTAAAACGATATGGGAGAATACGCACTTGCCCGTGTCCGTCAAGTGCCGGGTGGGAGTTGACAACGAGGATAGTTGGGAATTTTTGGAGGCTATCGTCCGATCGCTGCGTCCCTACTGCCAACGCTTTTATATACACGCACGGAAATGCCTACTCCAAGGTCTGAGCCCGGCCCAAAACCGTATCGTCCCACCCTTGAACTATCCCTGTGTCTATCGGCTATGTGAGTCATTTCCAGATTGCGAATTTTACTTAAAT
- a CDS encoding predicted protein — protein MTRLVASVLSLRTIARTFPDVAHRLAHRAIGSKTGKVKFYLRDKGYGFITADGAGDGDIFLHRTAFVTHVPPEHLRHPFAREHERVSFDTQVDASSGQTRAVNVTWINGEPIPPLRQNFLGTAWERVHRDLGEAVYRILSNKVSENALSEAEQNEKIRDAYAFQQTKIDEAHQLIVNLGMDVADFPVYRSENNGRVLFKHVRDEDVITPDRVILEGATEEKEPNIVPDQVSFGDAADSDEPGNNVADQVSFGDAADSDEPDNNVADQVSSGDAADNDEPGNNVADAVENETGDVEVK, from the coding sequence ATGACACGCTTGGTGGCTTCCGTTCTTTCGTTGCGCACGATTGCGCGTACCTTTCCCGACGTGGCACATCGACTCGCCCACCGCGCGATCGGCTCCAAAACGGGAAAGGTCAAGTTCTATCTCCGCGACAAGGGCTACGGCTTCATCACGGCCGACGGCGCCGGAGATGGCGACATTTTCCTGCACCGCACGGCGTTCGTGACGCACGTTCCCCCGGAGCACCTCCGCCATCCCTTTGCGCGGGAGCACGAACGCGTTAGTTTTGACACCCAGGTGGATGCTAGCAGCGGACAAACCCGGGCCGTCAACGTCACGTGGATCAATGGCGAGCCCATTCCTCCGCTGCGCCAGAATTTCTTGGGCACCGCGTGGGAACGTGTTCATCGTGATTTGGGAGAAGCCGTCTACCGGATCTTGTCCAATAAAGTCAGCGAGAATGCCTTGTCGGAAGCGGAACAGAACGAAAAGATTCGGGACGCTTATGCATTCCAACAGACGAAAATCGACGAGGCTCATCAACTTATTGTCAATTTGGGCATGGACGTTGCAGACTTTCCCGTCTACCGATCGGAAAACAACGGTCGAGTGCTTTTCAAGCATGTCAGGGACGAAGATGTCATCACACCCGACCGTGTGATCTTGGAAGGAGCTACTGAAGAAAAGGAGCCAAACATTGTACCCGACCAAGTGAGCTTTGGAGATGCTGCTGACAGCGACGAGCCAGGCAACAATGTAGCCGACCAAGTGAGCTTTGGAGACGCTGCTGACAGCGACGAGCCAGACAACAATGTAGCCGACCAAGTGAGCTCTGGAGACGCTGCTGACAACGACGAGCCAGGCAACAATGTAGCCGATGCTGTGGAAAACGAGACGGGAGACGTCGAGGTGAAATAA
- a CDS encoding predicted protein codes for MRLFLPTAAALLLASPTMFSGAQAQGSSSITGPELASRKRRANSDSKSNASSEEKRGLDLIRSYNEELLRYLQLTTADENSLVPTPGPTLAGAEVPTEAPLVPSECIVDVDITCTLGGSGLPCESLTAPPLGICVPADGSDLSIVTFEFQSTPCAGGDNDQGTDAVCSDVGPGVPPSGADVSIVCEDNAEMSAIVLTVTPSSGITAGDTFTVEEMNGGPLPLSMVCTISDTGSGAVLQTNTFDLSGDVSLDLKDSFGSLILVSCNDVTCIEELNFVYNLSNVGPDSMTFLDLFRDFNGVAENLVSQVTPNPLLPGQSTSVSEEFTIDVCTPGLFRISIAVEAEPANGPVCLADDVIEFSINERPTTPTTPCSDLVASSGGICEVVLDFVYTFENVGPNAFTVTAIFRKFNTVTNDIVDQLTPNPLAAGVMTTISESFTIDVCIPNRVYRVTLDAEAEPENGPFCQDNDIYEFIIGNGSTPTSKGGVPTSKGSVPTPSAKTGVPTSKGDVPTSGIDVTEKSGMPNPKSGMPNPKSGENSVGSGTRRRGRLLRDLQ; via the exons ATGAGACTCTTCCTCCCCACAGCCGCAGCTCTGCTGCTGGCTTCTCCTACGATGTTCTCGGGAGCACAGGCCCAAGGGTCCTCGAGCATCACGGGACCCGAGCTCGCTTCTCGCAAGCGTCGTGCGAACAGCGACAGTAAGAGCAACGCGAGTTCCGAAGAGAAGCGCGGCCTCGACTTGATCCGTTCGTACAACGAAGAACTCCTCCGCTACCTGCAGTTGACGACTGCGGACGAGAACAGTCTTGTTCCCACGCCCGGACCCACTCTCGCCGGGGCCGAAGTTCCCACCGAAGCTCCTCTCGTTCCTTCGGAGTGCATCGTTGATGTGGACATTACGTGCACTCTCGGAGGCTCTGGATTACCCTGCGAGTCGCTTACGGCTCCTCCCTTGGGAATCTGCGTCCCCGCGGACGGATCGGACCTTTCCATTGTCACCTTCGAGTTTCAGAGCACACCGTGCGCGGGAGGCGATAACGATCAAGGGACAGACGCCGTCTGTTCGGATGTCGGTCCGGGTGTCCCACCCTCGGGTGCCGACGTCTCTATTGTCTGTGAAGACAACGCTGAGATGAGTGCCATTGTACTGACGGTGACTCCCAGCTCTGGAATCACAGCGGGAGACACCTTTACCGTCGAGGAAATGAACGGAGGACCGCTTCCCTTGAGTATGGTATGCACGATTTCGGACACTGGCTCCGGTGCTGTCCTGCAAACCAACACGTTTGATCTTTCCGGAGATGTCAGTTTGGACCTCAAGGATTCCTTCGGATCACTCATTTTGGTCTCGTGCAACGATGTTACCTGCATTGAAGAATTGAACTTTGTCTACAACCTCAGCAATGTAGGACCGGATTCCATGACCTTCCTCGATCTCTTCCGTGACTTCAATGGAGTGGCGGAGAATCTGGTCTCACAAGTGACTCCCAACCCATTGCTCCCCGGACAAAGCACCTCCGTTTCGGAAGAATTCACCATTGACGTCTGTACTCCTGGACTTTTTCGGATCAGTATTGCGGTAGAAGCAGAGCCAGCCAACGGGCCCGTTTGTCTCGCGGACGATGTCATCGAGTTCAGTATCAACGAGCGTCCGACCACTCCTACAACT CCTTGCAGTGACCTGGTTGCATCGTCCGGTGGAATCTGTGAAGTTGTCCTTGACTTCGTGTATACTTTCGAGAACGTGGGTCCCAACGCCTTTACAGTGACCGCCATATTCAGGAAATTCAACACTGTGACTAACGATATCGTTGATCAATTGACTCCAAACCCGTTAGCTGCTGGTGTTATGACGACGATTTCAGAGTCGTTCACTATTGACGTCTGTATTCCGAATCGCGTTTACCGTGTGACTCTTGACGCCGAAGCTGAACCGGAAAATGGACCTTTCTGCCAGGACAATGATATTTACGAGTTTATCATTGGCAAT GGAAGCACCCCTACCTCTAAGGGAGGCGTCCCAACGTCGAAGGGAAGCGTTCCCACCCCTTCGGCTAAGACTGGTGTCCCAACTTCTAAGGGAGATGTACCCACTTCTGGTATTGACGTCACCGAAAAGTCTGGTATGCCCAACCCCAAATCTGGTATGCCCAACCCCAAATCTGGTGAA AATTCTGTCGGTTCCGGAACGCGGCGAAGAGGCCGTCTTCTAAGAGATCTCCAGTAG
- a CDS encoding predicted protein, which translates to MHRVKIVIIGSLLIVLATLISSSTKIHKIESLRKKSSLTMFHGTVAVDSCIRLTAEGNDCNASAAEDTRPLTQLLKSDRLSIELHARETNASNTDYPRTIAAKLATNESSSPGFRLFSDEYVDKPDRTCRDFPAGNFTRRRNRPSGSASPPVSLHRLVKGEGWSTANDTSKAAVCRYTLSTLHFPHFMQQIVRCWSFWQRRLPQPSVLLVPSTLDSMKRRQENFLQGMLEALTNALNVSIVSNHTDPSVEIADGVAAYAFARLEDAVVLRNAVISYFAPQAAALLQKEKDEKDTGARPLRIGILNRRGGRRILNEKDLQGVLQRHTDVTVADFEKASFADQVSFYAMQDIVISSHGAQVTGVLFMPTCAGLLELFPQGYCLPQFFGSLALYSGLEYGYIYLSDGKSDHETKEAKRTLKGRIHARKLDLCPPVGKVVDAVEQLIEARRQCLRQTI; encoded by the coding sequence ATGCATCGCGTGAAAATTGTGATAATCGGCTCGCTCTTGATAGTCTTGGCTACTCTTATTTCTTCCAGCACAAAAATCCACAAAATAGAGAGCCTACGCAAAAAAAGCAGTCTCACTATGTTTCACGGAACAGTTGCAGTGGATTCTTGTATCAGGCTAACAGCGGAGGGCAATGACTGCAACGCTAGTGCTGCAGAGGACACCCGCCCTTTGACGCAGCTTCTGAAGTCAGATCGCCTCTCAATCGAATTACACGCTCGAGAAACAAATGCGTCGAATACAGACTATCCTAGGACGATAGCTGCAAAACTCGCTACTAACGAGTCGTCCTCTCCTGGGTTTCGCCTCTTTTCCGATGAGTACGTAGACAAACCTGATAGAACCTGCCGTGACTTTCCCGCCGGTAACTTCAcgagacgaagaaatcgtccaTCAGGGTCTGCAAGTCCTCCTGTTTCGCTGCATCGGTTGGTTAAAGGAGAGGGTTGGTCGACCGCGAACGATACTAGCAAAGCGGCAGTTTGCCGCTACACGTTATCAACGCTCCATTTTCCGCACTTTATGCAGCAGATTGTACGTTGTTGGTCCTTCTGGCAAAGGCGGCTGCCTCAGCCTTCTGTGCTCTTGGTTCCTTCCACTTTGGATTCGATGAAGCGGCGCCAAGAAAACTTTCTACAAGGAATGTTGGAAGCATTGACGAATGCGCTGAACGTGTCAATCGTGTCGAATCACACTGACCCGTCTGTGGAAATCGCAGATGGTGTAGCGGCGTACGCCTTTGCTCGGCTGGAGGACGCGGTAGTACTCCGAAATGCGGTGATATCATACTTTGCTCCGCAAGCGGCAGCTTTGCTccagaaggaaaaggacgagAAAGATACAGGAGCGCGACCGTTGCGCATTGGAATTTTGAATCGGCGGGGAGGACGACGGATTCTCAACGAGAAAGACCTGCAAGGAGTGTTACAACGGCACACTGATGTCACAGTAGCTGATTTTGAAAAGGCGTCTTTTGCCGACCAGGTTTCTTTTTACGCTATGCAGGATATCGTGATTAGTTCTCACGGAGCGCAGGTGACCGGTGTGTTATTTATGCCAACCTGCGCGGGTCTTCTGGAACTCTTTCCTCAAGGCTACTGCCTGCCTCAATTTTTTGGTTCCTTGGCGTTATATTCGGGTCTGGAGTACGGCTACATCTACTTGTCGGACGGCAAGAGCGATCATGAAACAAAGGAGGCGAAGCGAACATTGAAGGGACGAATTCACGCCCGAAAACTTGATTTGTGTCCTCCTGTGGGCAAAGTAGTGGATGCGGTAGAGCAGCTAATTGAAGCGCGACGCCAATGCTTGCGGCAGACGATCTAG
- a CDS encoding predicted protein, with translation MKLILLCLLAAIALETTVAKDFSSFVHVRSSKRKRNESLSNNESRGTPLEAPKPNLWVDLWDAENELQRILQEASMTSMSFMSISPTPPSPSPPTPEIETTPAPMDPSPVAEPTMAPMDPSPVTAPTLPMPTPLSDEPSLVPSEPVDGVPTSMPLDEIETSAPVAPLPTTEVPTSAPAAEIETSPPSEVTPQPVASPTTDLPTGVPMALIETQPPTDITSDVPSDIPSEIPLTDSTELPTSQPVV, from the coding sequence ATGAAACTCATCTTGCTGTGCTTGTTAGCAGCTATTGCGCTCGAAACAACGGTGGCGAAAGACTTTAGTAGTTTTGTTCACGTACGATCCAGCAAACGAAAGAGAAACGAATCCCTTTCCAATAATGAAAGCCGCGGTACTCCACTCGAAGCTCCTAAACCAAACCTTTGGGTGGACTTATGGGACGCGGAGAACGAACTACAACGCATCCTCCAGGAAGCGAGCATGACATCCATGTCCTTCATGTCAATCTCCCCGACGCCTCCTTCTCCGTCTCCGCCCACACCGGAAATTGAGACCACACCAGCACCGATGGATCCCTCACCTGTTGCGGAACCGACAATGGCACCGATGGATCCCTCACCTGTTACCGCACCAACACTTCCGATGCCCACCCCTTTATCTGATGAACCCTCCTTGGTTCCTTCGGAACCTGTGGACGGGGTCCCCACGTCAATGCCGTTGGATGAGATCGAAACTTCGGCTCCTGTCGCCCCGTTACCAACTACCGAAGTCCCAACGTCGGCGCCCGCCGCAGAAATCGAAACGTCCCCTCCTTCCGAGGTGACTCCTCAGCCTGTTGCGTCGCCGACAACCGATCTCCCTACGGGAGTACCCATGGCATTGATCGAAACACAACCTCCTACTGATATCACTTCTGACGTACCGTCCGACATTCCATCCGAGATTCCCTTGACGGACTCAACTGAGCTCCCTACTTCACAACCGGTGGTATAG
- a CDS encoding predicted protein: MSSWLLCKGGVPSPKQLAGRTLRITGRCASNVPSSTEATSPTSSSSRTSTTADLRYPNLFRSLDLGPDIGVLPNRVLMGSMHTGLEGHSLPSWIADHHSLSRMATYFATRARGHVGLMVTGGIAPSRAGWTGPFSSQLLHEREVARHRVVTDAVHAVPVPLHHANSTTTVPARICLQILHTGRYAYHPFAVSASNTKSPISMFRARALTKAGVQQTVRDFVHTAVLAKQAGYDGVEVMGSEGYLLSQFLSPRTNQRTDDYGNASLANRARLALEIVQQTRAAVGNDFIIIFRLSLLDLVQDGLAFEESLQLATWLQDAGCTILNTGIGWHEARVPTISTTVPRAAFAFPTHALKAAKVVDIPIVATNRINHPQTAEDLLLNDTADLVSMARPFLADPYLLRKAYQNRPDEINTCIGCNQACLDHVFVGKTASCLVNPRACHETELPSIDRTTVRLPSAQRLRIGVVGAGPAGCAFSLAAAQRGHDVTLYDQQDSVGGQFHMAKKVPGKEEFHETLRYFRTMLEKEGVRVQLDTTVSFQDMERDDRDYSVDKWVIATGVTPRDPKIPGQDHSNVLSYIDVLKHRKPVGKRVAIIGAGGIGFDVAEYLLHHGDGDKDLLADEVSKEDFWRTWGIDTTLQTRGGLVVDSASRADIISTGAPKRELFLLQRKKGKLGKNLGKTTGWIHRATLAQSQAVTMLDGVAYEKIDEDGHLHVTLRDGQEKRVLPVDTIVVCAGQVEHHALQSEATEVAPGTDGVSWKDRVYTIGGAYAAGELDAKRAIDMGVRLAHSIHDPHVVPGEHVSQATPGVEERLYQLLRRFA, from the exons ATGTCGTCCTGGTTGTTGTGCAAAGGGGGAGTACCAAGCCCCAAGCAATTGGCTGGGCGTACGCTGCGCATCACGGGGCGTTGCGCCAGCAATGTACCGTCGTCAACAGAGGCAACATCCCCCACAAGCTCGTCTTCTCGTACCAGTACTACAGCGGATCTACGCTACCCCAACTTGTTCCGTTCGCTGGATCTTGGACCCGACATTGGCGTCTTACCCAATCGCGTCCTGATGGGGTCGATGCACACGGGTTTGGAAGGACATTCGCTACCCTCCTGGATTGC CGATCATCACTCCTTGTCCCGTATGGCCACGTACTTTGCTACTCGCGCCCGAGGACACGTCGGACTCATGGTGACGGGGGGCATTGCCCCGTCCCGTGCCGGATGGACGGGACCCTTTAGCTCGCAACTCTTACACGAACGCGAAGTTGCCCGACACCGCGTCGTCACCGACGCCGTGCATGCCGTACCCGTTCCTCTCCACCACGCCAACAGCACTACCACGGTCCCGGCACGCATTTGTCTGCAAATTCTACACACTGGACGGTACGCCTACCATCCGTTTGCCGTCTCGGCCAGCAATACCAAGTCCCCGATTAGCATGTTCCGTGCGCGAGCTCTTACCAAAGCCGGTGTACAGCAAACCGTGCGGGACTTTGTGCACACGGCCGTCCTCGCGAAACAGGCCGGGTACGATGGGGTGGAAGTCATGGGATCGGAAGGCTACCTTTTGTCGCAATTCCTGTCGCCCCGGACCAACCAGCGCACCGACGATTACGGCAACGCTTCTCTCGCCAATCGTGCTCGTTTGGCTTTGGAGATTGTCCAGCAAACCCGCGCTGCCGTGGGTAACGACTTTATTATCATCTTTCGTCTCTCGTTACTGGATCTGGTACAGGATGGACTCGCCTTTGAAGAATCCCTCCAACTCGCGACTTGGTTGCAGGACGCCGGTTGTACCATTCTCAATACCGGCATTGGCTGGCACGAAGCTCGTGTTCCGACCATTTCGACTACCGTCCCGCGcgccgcctttgcctttCCTACCCACGCCCTCAAAGCGGCCAAGGTAGTAGACATTCCTATTGTCGCCACTAACCGTATCAATCATCCGCAAACCGCGGAAGACCTACTCCTGAACGATACGGCCGATCTCGTCAGCATGGCCCGACCCTTTCTTGCCGATCCCTACTTGCTCCGCAAAGCCTACCAGAATCGACCGGACGAAATCAATACCTGCATTGGTTGCAACCAGGCCTGTCTGGATCACGTCTTTGTCGGTAAGACGGCCTCGTGCCTTGTGAATCCACGCGCCTGTCACGAAACGGAACTGCCCAGt ATAGACCGCACGACGGTCCGCTTGCCTTCCGCGCAGCGTTTGCGCATTGGCGTCGTGGGAGCCGGTCCGGCTGGTTGTGCCTTTAGCCTCGCTGCCGCGCAACGTGGTCACGACGTGACACTCTACGATCAACAAGACTCGGTGGGGGGACAGTTTCATATGGCCAAAAAAGTCCCGGGCAAGGAAGAGTTCCACGAAACTCTCCGGTACTTTCGGACCatgctggaaaaggaaggTGTGCGGGTCCAGCTCGATACGACCGTATCGTTCCAAGACATGGAGCGGGACGATCGCGACTACTCCGTGGACAAGTGGGTGATTGCGACGGGGGTGACTCCACGAGATCCGAAAATTCCGGGACAAGACCATTCGAACGTGCTGTCCTATATTGACGTGCTCAAACACCGCAAGCCGGTCGGAAAACGAGTTGCGATTATTGGGGCTGGAGGGATCGGCTTTGACGTGGCGGAATACTTACTGCATCATGGTGACGGCGACAAGGATCTGTTGGCGGACGAAGTGTCCAAAGAAGACTTCTGGCGGACGTGGGGGATTGATACCACACTGCAAACCCGCGGTGGACTCGTCGTGGATTCCGCGAGTCGTGCCGATATCATCTCCACCGGAGCGCCTAAGCGGGAATTGTTTCTCTTGCAGCGTAAAAAGGGCAAGCTGGGCAAGAATTTGGGAAAAACAACGGGTTGGATCCACCGCGCCACGTTGGCGCAGTCCCAGGCGGTGACCATGTTGGATGGTGTTGCGTACGAAAAGATTGACGAAGACGGCCATTTGCACGTTACCTTGCGGGACGGTCAGGAGAAGCGTGTTCTACCGGTGGACACGATCGTGGTGTGTGCCGGTCAAGTGGAGCATCACGCATTGCAAAGTGAGGCCACGGAAGTTGCCCCGGGAACCGACGGTGTGTCGTGGAAGGATAGGGTGTATACGATCGGGGGTGCGTACGCGGCCGGCGAGCTGGACGCGAAACGTGCCATTGACATGGGGGTCCGTTTGGCACACAGCATTCACGACCCCCACGTGGTCCCGGGGGAGCACGTGTCGCAAGCCACTCCCGGTGTGGAAGAACGATTGTACCAACTCCTGCGGCGGTTCGCGTAA
- a CDS encoding predicted protein: MSCAFALCAWAFRWASPRSGLGVSAWAPPRPYDVVVRPETPSRRTFLFTPVVLLLASTGGTTGAAAVPLPPSVAERTALLEQARTQLVKVPALLREEKWDAVRAVLLQPPVADLWAKASGVKNILPAYAAAVGDAGGDELAVLEAKEDIVSHLRYLDMAVYNNVFNPIAVEGTVGATKALLRSYYEDPINEYNACLRALDELIALGKGL; this comes from the coding sequence ATGTCGTGTGCGTTCGCGTTGTGCGCGTGGGCGTTCCGCTGGGCGAGTCCGCGCTCCGGCCTCGGCGTGTCGGCCTGGGCACCACCGCGTCCGTACGACGTTGTCGTGCGTCCGGAGACGCCATCGCGTCGGACCTTCCTCTTCACTCCCGTCGTTCTTCTGCTAGCGTCTACCGGAGGGACGACTGGCGCTGCTGCGGTGCCGCTTCCGCCTTCCGTAGCGGAACGTACGGCACTGTTGGAACAGGCGCGGACGCAACTCGTCAAAGTGCCGGCGCTGTTGCGGGAAGAAAAGTGGGACGCTGTCCGGGCGGTGCTGTTGCAACCTCCCGTGGCTGATCTGTGGGCCAAAGCGAGTGGCGTCAAGAACATACTCCCCGCCTACGCCGCGGCTGTCGGGGACGCCGGGGGCGACGAACTCGCCGTCCtcgaagccaaggaagacaTTGTCTCGCATCTGCGTTACCTTGATATGGCCGTCTACAATAACGTCTTTAATCCTATTGCCGTGGAAGGGACTGTCGGTGCTACCAAGGCACTCTTGAGATCCTATTACGAAGATCCAATCAACGAATACAACGCCTGTTTGCGCGCACTGGACGAACTCATTGCCCTCGGCAAAggactgtga
- a CDS encoding predicted protein: MSVPPTESQPRPHEQPLRNRAAAPTNAGSLRDARLLLLGAAFSYVLFFAVNVHKSTILPDVIDDAVLATMGLPLASVPVSSLPSLPGWNPVHVYYGDTSHLDHVLDPRHSRRSVQWLGKGPANGRQWTSQFGQDVAVMKILDFPTGAFFLDLAANGPVWMSNTYVLETHFDWKGICVEPNPIYWYPLSFRSCHVVGAVVGARNMDQVSVLLDPGQMAPSNGIVGDTFDNRNVTQPGLVKPRFTASLTDILEHFQAPAVIDYFSLDVEGAELFIMKNFPFEKYRFLCLTIERAPPELQEILSRNGYKFVHTIRQGVDDLWVHESIYDQAKANLAIRTHEIATKNPQLPVAAA; the protein is encoded by the coding sequence ATGTCGGTACCACCCACCGAATCACAACCTCGTCCACACGAACAGCCACTACGGAACCGCGCGGCCGCCCCGACCAACGCGGGATCCTTACGGGATGCCCGCTTACTCCTCCTCGGTGCGGCCTTCTCCTACGTACTCTTCTTTGCCGTTAACGTCCACAAGTCCACTATTCTTCCAGACGTTATAGACGACGCCGTTCTCGCTACGATGGGTTTGCCACTGGCGTCCGTGCCCGTGTCCTCATTGCCTTCATTGCCCGGATGGAATCCCGTCCACGTATACTACGGGGATACTTCGCACTTGGATCACGTGCTTGATCCACGGCACAGTCGACGTAGTGTTCAGTGGCTCGGCAAGGGACCGGCCAACGGTCGCCAGTGGACCAGCCAGTTCGGACAGGACGTGGCCGTCATGAAGATACTTGACTTCCCCACAGGAGCTTTCTTTCTCGATCTTGCCGCCAATGGACCTGTCTGGATGAGCAACACTTACGTTCTAGAAACACACTTTGACTGGAAGGGTATTTGCGTCGAGCCCAATCCGATCTACTGGTACCCTCTGTCCTTTCGTAGTTGCCACGTGGTGGGTGCCGTTGTCGGAGCCCGCAACATGGACCAAGTATCGGTCCTGTTGGATCCCGGACAAATGGCTCCGAGCAACGGAATCGTTGGCGACACCTTTGACAACCGCAACGTCACCCAACCCGGATTGGTCAAACCCCGCTTTACCGCCAGTCTCACGGACATTTTGGAACACTTTCAGGCGCCCGCCGTCATTGACTACTTTTCCCTCGATGTCGAAGGAGCCGAACTCTTCATCATGAAAAATTTCCCCTTTGAAAAATATCGGTTCCTGTGTTTGACAATTGAACGAGCACCACCCGAGCTGCAGGAGATTTTGTCGCGGAACGGCTACAAATTTGTGCACACGATTCGACAAGGTGTGGACGATCTATGGGTGCACGAGTCCATTTACGACCAAGCCAAGGCCAACCTGGCCATTCGCACCCACGAAATTGCCACCAAAAATCCCCAACTTCCGGTAGCAGCAGCGTAG
- a CDS encoding predicted protein, protein MVPHGSASQNDWSVVDWSRIPPPVDDGGTDHLQPGLVLPSLPQGTHLVSTDGARIDPSRLPGRTVLYAFPITGRPDQDLPRGWDMIPGARGCTPQSCAFRDHFRELQTLRVQHIFGVSTQTPEYQTKAVARLHLPFSLLSDQDLVCANLWKLPTVQVEGRTLLQRVTLIIDDGVVKAKFYPIFPPNQNALRVIQWLTHEE, encoded by the coding sequence ATGGTACCTCACGGTAGTGCTAGTCAAAACGATTGGAGTGTTGTGGATTGGAGTCGGATTCCTCCGCCAGTCGACGATGGTGGGACGGATCACCTACAACCCGGCTTGGTTCTTCCGTCCCTACCGCAGGGCACTCACTTGGTCTCCACCGATGGCGCACGGATTGATCCTTCCCGGCTTCCGGGACGTACCGTCCTGTATGCATTCCCCATTACGGGTCGACCGGATCAAGATTTGCCCCGCGGCTGGGATATGATTCCCGGTGCTCGGGGTTGTACTCCCCAATCTTGTGCGTTTCGTGATCACTTTCGGGAACTGCAAACTTTGCGTGTACAGCATATATTTGGCGTGTCCACGCAGACGCCCGAGTATCAAACAAAAGCCGTGGCTCGATTGCATTTGCCCTTTTCTTTACTGTCGGACCAGGACCTGGTATGCGCCAACCTGTGGAAGTTGCCTACTGTGCAAGTCGAAGGTCGTACTCTTCTCCAGAGGGTGACTCTTATTATAGACGATGGCGTCGTGAAAGCCAAGTTTTATCCTATTTTTCCTCCCAATCAAAACGCTCTTCGGGTGATTCAATGGCTAACACACGAggagtag
- a CDS encoding predicted protein, translated as IAPMLHVSTREFRQLFRILSKRVVLWTEMVVDELVYHNHEDRSNGTLETHLGYDDTNEHPVICQLGGIVPSHTALATQLAVERGYDEINLNVGCPSDRVSGKREFGAVLMKQLSRLLLLVQAMRENAGDTPISVKCRLGVDDWDSWEVLEEFVDTLRPYCRIFYVHARKCLLQVLSPAQNRLVPPLNYPRVYRLCERFPDCDFYINGGIPGLRAAK; from the coding sequence ATCGCGCCCATGCTACACGTATCGACACGAGAATTCCGTCAGCTGTTTCGTATTCTGTCAAAACGCGTTGTGCTCTGGACGGAAATGGTGGTGGACGAGCTCGTGTATCACAACCACGAAGATCGATCCAACGGGACGCTCGAGACACACCTGGGATACGACGACACAAACGAACATCCCGTGATCTGTCAGCTCGGTGGCATTGTCCCATCCCACACAGCCTTGGCGACCCAATTGGCGGTGGAGCGAGGCTACGACGAAATTAATCTCAACGTGGGGTGTCCCAGTGACCGGGTCAGCGGGAAACGCGAATTTGGTGCCGTGCTTATGAAACAACTCTCCcgcttgctgttgttggtaCAGGCGATGCGAGAGAATgccggcgatacacctatTTCCGTCAAATGTCGACTCGGTGTGGACGATTGGGACTCCTGGGAAGTGCTGGAGGAATTTGTCGATACGCTCCGTCCGTACTGTCGGATTTTCTACGTACACGCGCGCAAGTGTCTGTTGCAAGTACTGAGTCCAGCGCAGAATCGACTCGTTCCTCCGCTCAATTATCCACGGGTGTACCGATTGTGCGAACGTTTTCCCGACTGTGACTTTTACATCAACGGAGGCATTCCCGGATTGCGAGCCGCCAAA